Part of the Haliotis asinina isolate JCU_RB_2024 chromosome 8, JCU_Hal_asi_v2, whole genome shotgun sequence genome is shown below.
GTGACTCGGTAAACTCGGGTATGTCCTACATGTTTGCGGGGCGATCTGTGGCCTGTGTGGACAGAAGGGGAACGGGGAAATATGGCTTTCTTCTAGCGACATACAGCAGGTGTGAGTATTGGCGCGACAGCCCATGTGAGAAAAAATGAATCCTTTGGTCCACTTCATGATTTACTGATGAAGGTTCGAACCTAAAATCCGTTCTAAATCGGTGTTGGTTTGTAAACACCATGTCTGTGATCGTTGGTTTCAGCAAGTAGTTCACCAAAGTAGTAAAGAGGAGATCCACCAAGCGGTTAAGATGTATTTTACCACTACCAAAGAGTAAAGATGGGTTTCACCAAAGCAGCATGTGTCTGTTACATCACGGTGGTAAAGATGGGTTTCACCAACGAGCTAAAGATAGGTTTCACGATAGAGGTAATGATGTGTTTCACCAAAGAGCTAAAGAGGGGTTTCACCAAAGAGCTAAACTGGGTTTCACCTAAGAGGTAAAGATAGGTTTCACCAAGGTGTTATAGATGGGTTTCAGCAAAGCGGCACATATCTGTTACACCACGGTAGTAAATGTTGGTTTCACCGAAGTTATAAAGGTGACGTCTGTGCAACTTTGGACTCCTAAGTACATTACGAATACTGACCTTGAAATACTGACAACATACTGTTCCGCTTTGAGCTTAATTAACTTTTCTTATCAGTGGGTGAGGGAGAGTTCGCCCTTATCGAGATGAACGAGTCAAGCCTTGACAACGACGTCGCTACCGGCCGTGTGGTCATCTGCAACATGGGCGGTGATGCAGGGATTAACATCAGCACTGGTCAGTACTCACATGTGACAATCAGTGTTGCTGTTATCTTTTACGAAAATAGTACACTTTCCAGACGGTACATTGTCGCTGGGTGTTTTGTGATAATAGATTTATATAGGTGAACGACATTTTCTTCAGATCTGATATAGTGCAAGCTTACTCCACAGTCTAAGTAATCTTAGTCTGTACTATTCGTTGCACTTCTCAGTAGACAAGTGTTTCGTATAATTCAGGGACCAAGTTTACATGGACTGGCTTTCTCCACATTCTAGTAAAAACTCCACAAACTGCAGCTCACAGATTAATTGATGGAACACTTTCCCGGAGACTTATACATGCAGTTCCCCAACTTGTGTATTATTTTTGTCAGTCCAGTTACAAGTGCAATCATGCCAGCCTCGCGGTGTACAGGACAATGTAATAATGTATAACTCAAAACAATGCACACACTTTGTGACAGGTGGACAGGGCATCGTTGTTGGTCCGATCTTTGACAATGATGGTTTGTCAGACATCTTTTTTGTAAACGAGGGGAATCCAGAGGTCAACAACCGAGGGGACAATGCTCTCTTCAAGAACAGAGGACATGGGACATACCAGGACATAGCCGGCATCACAGGTGATCATCTTAGACATACATTCACGGGGTTCTGGATTTCAAGGTCCTTTCTGTTCTTCGTTTGGGGACCTTATCTAGGAACCTTCAAGAAGATGTTTGGTCTGAATGTGGATCAGATGGGTTTCTGAAAATCAGAACCAAAATAGAAGTGGAGGTTAGACCTCAGTCTGGATCAATAGGCCGTGGAGGTTAGACCTCAGTCTGGTTCAGTAGGCCGTGGAGGTGAGACCTCAGTCTGGATCAGCAGACCGTGGAGGTTAGACCTCAGTCTGGATCAGCAGGCCGTGGAGGTTAGACCTCAATCTGGATCAGCAGACCGTGGAGGTTAGACCTCAGTCTGGATCAGTAGGCCAACCAATCCACACCTCTGTCAGCCATTCTAGCCATTCAGCTACGTCACACATATATCTACGTGCATTATATATGTATGACTATGTTAACATCTCTTGAAATATTCTTGCCATCAGGTGTTGCTGATCGTAACGAAAATGGCCGTGGAGTAGCACTTGCAGATTTCAACAACGACGGCCTTCTTGATATCGTGTATGGAAATTGGATAGGGTCAAACAGACTTTATCTACAGCGGAAAAACAGCAACGATGTGTGGTTTCAGGTAGgattgtcagtgagtgagttttgttttacgtcacttttagcaatgttccagcaatatcgcggtgtGGAAAACCAGTATTaggtttcacaaattgtacccatgtggggaatcgaacctgtttCGTCGGCGTGACAAaagaacgctttaatcactaggccaccccactgtCCCGGTTTATATAGGAGCACTGCATGATATTacagaaagaaataaaaatttgaaaatatgtcatcCACGCATAATATTACATTATTGAACAAGCGGAAATGAAAAGTTTGTCCCCAGACCAAATGTATTACTTTTTTTCGGACTAACCTACGTGATACGACGCAAACCACTCCGCCTGCCCCAAGGGCATGTCTCACTCATACCCCGGGAAATTGTCTTGCAAGTTAAATGGTGTCCACATGATATACGAAATAATTTGTGAACAGTAATAGACTTGAAGTTTTGAATTTATGTACCCTGTGTTACCTTCATCTGTTCTGcaaggttgagtgagtgagatagcatggttttacgccgcttttagcaatattccagcaatatgatgtggggaatcgaacccgggtcttcagtgtgacgaacgaacgccttAAAAACTAGGCCACCACACCGCCCCTGTACCGTTGATGGATTATTCCGAGATCCATATATAAATCATCGAAGACACTTACGACCAGCTATATGTCACTTGTTTATAGAACGCCGCAAGCCGGGAATTTGCGAAGCCATCCTCAGTCAGGACCCTCATAACTGCCGACTTTGACAATGATGGCGTTCTCGAAGTGTTCCTCAACAACATCTACTACCAGTTTGCCTTGACCCCCAACCTGTTGTACAGGGTCACACCTAACGGGGCTGGTGTGGACATTCAAAAGATTGACGTTGGCGATGCCCTTGAGCCGAACGGGAGAGGCACAGGTGGGTGAAATGACTTGAACACAAGAGCCTCAACCAGGTTTTCTCCATAAGTTTCAAAATCGGTTTCGAAAGAACAAATACCGGGATAGAAGTGGATGTGCCACTCTGTATATAAATGAACGGGTATATTTGATTGAGGTTTAACATAAAACAATCAAGACTTGTAATTAAATGATCATGAATTCTTTTTTGGTAGACAGCGTTGTGTTTGTTTAGGCCTAAGTTTGCTGAGTTTCCGCGACTGTTTTCATTTTAGAAACGTTCTGATAATTTCTTTGATCAAATCGAAGTGTATCCTTTCTTTTGACCGTCAACTTACTGTCTTTGAAAAAGCTCAGATGGCCCAATCGTTTAGGCGCTGAGATTGACTTTATCAAACTACATctgattgtgggtttgaattcAGTACGTGTTTAAAATCTGCGTCACTTTTGTATACActttaatgtttttcacctcgaCGTGATTACGTAATTGTGATACTGTTCTAAGGTATGTTATACGTAatattgtatatttatttgtgttaaatACATGCTTCATTCTGAATATTGCACATTCAAGGACATATGTCTTGATCACAACGCAACCTATAGCGATATGCCCCCGTCAAAACATACTGGAAGCATACTAACCGGAAACGTCCTTACACGTGCTTCTACAGGTGCCTCCGTCGCTGATCTTGACGGCGACGGTCGTCTTGAGATGCTCGTGTCGCACGGAGAAAGCATGGAACAACCTCTAGAGCTGTACCACGTGCAGCTCGGGGAAGGAAACAGGTGGATCCGGATAATGCCGCTCACCAGAACAGGGGCACCGGCACGGGGTGCTAGGGTAACTGTCACGCTAACGGAGAGCACCCGGCTGACCAGAGTCATTGACGGGGGATCAGGTTATCTCTGTCAAATGGAACCTGTTGCCCATTTCGGCCTGGGTGTGTCATATCCTGAACAGGTCAGCGTACTTTGGCCCGACGGTAATGTTGTTACCAAGACGATGGGGAGGATGACTGTCAATAGGTTCCACAAGATAGGATATTCTGGTTTGATGGATACAGTTCCGAGACCAGATTCCGGTACAAAGGAAGAAGACACTGTCAACGAAGGGACAAGAGGTAAGCACTTTGTCATTGTTTGTGTCAATACGTGTTGGTAAACAGGCAGTTGGGTAGTTTAGTTGGCCAAAGAAAAGAGTTCTTATGGGTTCGTAATTTATTAAAACCTGGTGTACAGGTAGAGTTGGTTCCCAACAATCTCTGTTTGTCGGGTGTGACTCAATGGATAACAGTAGTCAGGCTTGGTGAATGCGTGGCGCGTATCAGTGCTCGTAgtatcagtcacttgattgtctgatcagATGTGTTTATAAACAAGCTGAAAAATAACCAAGTACAGCATCTTACAAAAACCAAACAATCAAAATTTATATCAAACTGTTGGAAACCCATTGCGACAGATCCCTTAGCCGATGTTCAAACGCTTTTTAGAGAGAAGTATTAAAATCTTTACATACGTCATTTGCTCTGAAAACACGAGACTCTCATCATTATTGATTTTGTCATATTATATCATACTCAAACGGCCCCTTTCTCTCGTCCAGTCACAGATCCAATTCAGGTGttatttctttttcagattATGTGGGTATTGTTTCACTCTTGGTATATCCCCTACTTTCCCACATCCTCCGGTGACGTCAGATGTTGGGTGCAGCTGTACCGAGCATATCATCTCTCATCCAGGATACGCTCTGTTGACGGGTCAGTGAGTGGGGTACTTAGTCACAATGACATCACTCCCACACcatcatgtttgaaatataatGGGCTTTAGTCACATATTCGTTTTCTTCTTCAATTCAAGCGGAACCTTGAACAAATAGTTAGTACTCCCGACCTTGGCTGTTTTACTTCTACACGGCTGCTGTTGACAAATAACATGGCGGTGTTGACTTCAGCAACCGGgtcagaattggttttcagcaccTCGTGCTTattataagaggcgactaacgggatcgggtggacaggctcgctgacttggttggcacacatcgtatcccaattaaaTAAATTGATGtgcatcactggattttctggttcagactcatttatttacagaccgcagtcatttagatggaaaattgctgagtgcggcgataaacaacaacaacaaacaagcaaagcagGCTGAACCTCGGTTATCACATTGCCAGCATGGCAACCTTCTCCTGCTTGTTCCTATGGGGCGACTAACGGAACTGGAGGGGGTCAGGCTCGGTGGCGTGGTTAatcacaggcaaagtgtagTACAAATGGGGTTGCGTAGCGTTGAGAATATGACaggtcttcttatatgcgaggttggcaacgtacttcccaaaaatgttttgcatgtgaAGATACAATATCGCTTCCATCAAGGGTAGACTTCTATATGCTCACTTTGCTATGCTCTCAGGTTTCCTACTCCATGTTTACTCATTACTATTCTAATGTACCCAGTTACTACAGAATAcgttttattcaatattttaagcGCCACTGGTGCTATTCaaatcgttcttcgcctccattagaCCTGACAGCTTCCGGTTGAAtagagtgacggaacaagaataagcagaaattaaaaagaaacacCATatcctaattttatcatgaacctgttggagttcatttgtcttatctgtcgtctcaattgttagaattttcgtaacatttattttaCATAAACACACTTATGGCGTAATGGGTGAATGAAGCAGGGAAGGTGACTGtcagtattccatatggaataataccctcctgttcttTCACTTCGCTGGAGGGGGAATGGGgacgaagaacggtctgatataccaaGTGTTGCTCTTAAAatgatgaataaatatatttcacgcTAGTAATTGTTCAACACTGGGTTGAGATCTAAGAGCACggcccagtgaagaaatggatgtATACCTTTGATGCCGGCGATATtctgttttgacatgaaaaacatttgtcgaaccgaagcgaggaaagtacgttgccaacctttgctcgcatcGCTCGCGtgtaagaagactggtaattttctatgctgcgcaacccatttgcgctacagtttgcctgtgggttAATGAAGGTCAGCATATCCCAGTTCCGTTGCTCGCGTCCCATGATGCCAATCTCTCGACTGATGGTTCAGACTCGACTATATTCCAACCGAAatgcgactaagcttgtcgtaagaggcgactaatgggatcggatgtcaggctcgctgacttgattgatacatgccatcgattcccacttgcgcagatcgatgctcatgctgttgatcactggcttatctgttctagactcgattatttacacgccatatagctggaatattgctgattgcggtgtaaaaataaactAATTCTCActacttacagaccgctgttatatagcaggaatattgtttaGCGTGCGTTGAGCAAAGCAGAAACGTACTGTACATTTCAGACATTTGTTATGTTAATTATAtcataattataattataataTGTTAATTATATGTTTATGATGTAAATAAACATAATGTTAATACACATGTAAGTCTTTCACAACAATGTTTGTGGTGGGTCTCCCAGAGTAACAGGGGAACgtgtggtcaggcacgctgacttggttgacacttgtaaTTGTGCCACAGATGTGTTGATCGATGTTTATACTAT
Proteins encoded:
- the LOC137294478 gene encoding cartilage acidic protein 1-like — protein: MKICFTVVGYPLLAALLCSTQRQPMFIRKTPELFADYDTTQLNYGIAVSDVDGDGEMEWIIAGYNGPNMVFKYNHVTRKYINLVETDSRFFNLSDKDGHAIGVAACDLDGDPDGREEIYFLNTNDKYWGSKRYKDKLFKFRNGRYEDLFSDSVNSGMSYMFAGRSVACVDRRGTGKYGFLLATYSRLGEGEFALIEMNESSLDNDVATGRVVICNMGGDAGINISTGGQGIVVGPIFDNDGLSDIFFVNEGNPEVNNRGDNALFKNRGHGTYQDIAGITGVADRNENGRGVALADFNNDGLLDIVYGNWIGSNRLYLQRKNSNDVWFQNAASREFAKPSSVRTLITADFDNDGVLEVFLNNIYYQFALTPNLLYRVTPNGAGVDIQKIDVGDALEPNGRGTGASVADLDGDGRLEMLVSHGESMEQPLELYHVQLGEGNRWIRIMPLTRTGAPARGARVTVTLTESTRLTRVIDGGSGYLCQMEPVAHFGLGVSYPEQVSVLWPDGNVVTKTMGRMTVNRFHKIGYSGLMDTVPRPDSGTKEEDTVNEGTRDYVGIVSLLVYPLLSHILR